From Erigeron canadensis isolate Cc75 chromosome 8, C_canadensis_v1, whole genome shotgun sequence, one genomic window encodes:
- the LOC122609979 gene encoding serine/threonine-protein kinase D6PKL2-like produces the protein MDSKPINKKVEIQSMGESTSTIEPATPTKSTEKVEIESKRNQQKKDPKSSADKTDSEATFDQEKSLSSPKEAIKDSSASAKVSDGVSSVAKMSGSGKLSEKTDLVESGKSSICRGSTSTDVSDESSCSSLSSSVSKPHKSNDSRWEAIQAVRSKDGVLGLSHFRLLKRLGCGDIGSVYLSELSGTKSYFAMKVMDKVSLESRKKLLRAQTEREILQSLDHPFLPTLYTHFETDKFSCLVMEFCPGGDLHTLRQRQPGKRFCEQAVKFYVAEILLAMEYLHMLGIIYRDLKPENVLVREDGHIMLSDFDLSLRCSVSPTLVKSASLDNEPLRRNSAYCVQPACMEPTSCIQPSCVVPTSCFSPRLFMSKSKREKSKSKAKPEIRHQVTPLPELMAEPTGARSMSFVGTHEYLAPEIIKNEGHGSAVDWWTLGIFLYELLFGKTPFKGSGNRATLMNVVGQPLRFPESPVVSFSARDLIRGLLVKEPQNRLAYKRGATEIKQHPFFEGVNWALIRCASPPEVPRPVEIERIPSPAANLGEKKAAAIAVAPEKKGSDNYLEFDFF, from the exons ATGGATTCAAAACCTATTAACAAAAAAGTCGAGATTCAATCCATGGGAGAAAGTACTAGTACTATAGAGCCTGCGACTCCCACAAAATCAACTGAAAAAGTCGAGATAGAGTCTAAGAGGAATCAACAGAAAAAAGATCCAAAATCTTCAGCTGATAAAACAGACTCTGAAGCCACATTTGATCAAGAAAAAAGTTTATCAAGTCCCAAAGAAGCAATTAAAGATAGCTCTGCATCTGCTAAAGTTAGCGATGGGGTTAGCAGTGTTGCAAAAATGAGTGGGAGCGGAAAACTTAGTGAAAAAACTGATCTTGTTGAGAGCGGGAAGAGTAGTATATGTAGGGGAAGCACGAGCACAGATGTAAGTGATGAAAGTAGTTGTAGCAGTTTAAGTAGCAGTGTCAGTAAACCCCATAAATCAAATGATTCAAGATGGGAAGCTATTCAAGCTGTTAGATCGAAAGACGGGGTTTTGGGTTTGAGCCATTTTCGGTTATTGAAGAGGTTGGGTTGTGGTGATATCGGGAGTGTGTATCTTTCTGAGCTTAGTGGCACTAAATCTTACTTTGCCATGAAAGTCATGGATAAAGTATCACTCGAGAGTCGCAAAAAGTTGCTAAGAGCTCAGACAGAAAGGGAGATATTACAATCTTTGGATCATCCGTTCCTTCCAACTTTGTATACTCATTTTGAAACGGATAAGTTCTCATGTTTGGTGATGGAGTTCTGCCCTGGGGGTGATTTGCATACTCTACGACAGAGGCAACCAGGGAAGCGTTTTTGTGAACAAGCTGTAAA GTTTTATGTCGCAGAGATACTCCTTGCTATGGAATACCTCCACATGCTCGGAATTATTTATCGTGACCTAAAGCCAGAAAATGTCCTAGTGAGGGAAGATGGTCACATTATGCTCTCTGACTTCGATCTTTCCCTTCGTTGTTCGGTAAGCCCTACACTTGTAAAGTCAGCATCTCTAGATAACGAACCTCTTCGAAGGAACTCTGCCTATTGTGTTCAGCCTGCATGCATGGAACCAACTTCTTGTATCCAACCGTCATGTGTGGTCCCCACATCGTGTTTCTCACCCCGACTCTTTATGAGTAAATCGAAAAgagaaaaatcaaaatcaaaggcAAAACCAGAGATCAGACACCAAGTTACCCCATTACCCGAGCTCATGGCTGAGCCAACTGGGGCACGTTCAATGTCATTTGTTGGCACCCACGAGTATTTAGCCcctgaaataattaaaaacgaAGGCCATGGTAGTGCCGTAGATTGGTGGACTCTCGGGATCTTTTTGTATGAGTTGCTGTTTGGGAAGACACCTTTTAAAGGGTCGGGTAACCGAGCCACTTTAATGAATGTGGTAGGTCAGCCGCTGAGGTTTCCCGAGTCACCGGTGGTTAGTTTTTCAGCCAGGGATTTGATCAGAGGCTTGCTTGTGAAAGAACCACAAAACAGATTGGCATATAAGAGGGGAGCTACTGAGATCAAACAACACCCATTCTTTGAAGGTGTCAATTGGGCATTAATTCGGTGTGCCAGCCCACCAGAGGTCCCTAGACCAGTTGAAATTGAGAGGATTCCATCACCGGCAGCAAATCTTGGTGAGAAAAAAGCTGCTGCTATTGCGGTCGCACCAGAGAAGAAGGGGTCTGATAATTATCTTGaatttgatttcttttaa